One stretch of Lacrimispora sphenoides DNA includes these proteins:
- a CDS encoding 3-deoxy-7-phosphoheptulonate synthase, whose amino-acid sequence MGFQYVNNLPSPEEIKERFPLPAEFKALKIERDQAISDVLTGKSDKFLVIIGPCSADNEESVADYVNRLVKVQEKTKDRLILIPRIYTNKPRTTGEGYKGMLHQPDPEKKPDMHEGLIAIRRMHMNVFLETGLSTADEMLYPENLGYLDDIMSYIAIGARSVENQQHRLTSSACDVAVGMKNPTSGDMSVMLNSVVAAQQAHDFTYRGWEVRSKGNPLAHTILRGAVNKHGQCIPNYHFEDLFLLHEMYSRRNLQNPACIVDANHSNSNKKYKEQFRISKEVLHSRKHSPEIRSLIKGLMIESYIEPGSQKVGEGIYGKSITDPCLGWEDSERLIYEIAENA is encoded by the coding sequence ATGGGATTTCAATATGTAAACAATCTGCCAAGCCCGGAAGAAATTAAGGAACGCTTTCCACTTCCAGCAGAATTTAAAGCCCTTAAAATAGAACGCGATCAAGCCATCAGCGATGTACTCACAGGAAAAAGCGATAAATTCCTTGTTATTATCGGTCCTTGCTCCGCTGACAATGAGGAGTCTGTTGCTGATTATGTAAACCGGCTTGTGAAGGTACAGGAAAAGACAAAAGACCGTCTGATCCTCATCCCAAGAATTTATACCAATAAACCCAGAACCACAGGAGAAGGATACAAGGGAATGCTTCACCAGCCTGATCCGGAAAAAAAGCCGGACATGCACGAAGGTCTCATTGCCATCCGCAGGATGCACATGAATGTGTTCCTTGAAACCGGTTTATCCACAGCCGATGAGATGCTGTATCCGGAAAACCTGGGATATCTTGATGATATTATGTCTTACATTGCCATTGGTGCCCGTTCCGTGGAAAACCAGCAGCACCGTCTGACTTCTAGTGCCTGTGACGTTGCCGTAGGCATGAAAAATCCTACCAGCGGAGACATGTCTGTTATGCTTAACTCCGTAGTGGCCGCACAGCAGGCCCATGATTTCACCTACAGAGGTTGGGAAGTGAGGAGCAAGGGCAATCCATTGGCCCACACCATCCTAAGAGGTGCGGTCAACAAGCACGGCCAGTGCATCCCCAACTACCATTTTGAAGATTTATTCCTTCTTCATGAGATGTACAGCCGCCGCAATCTCCAAAACCCGGCCTGCATCGTGGACGCCAACCACTCCAATTCCAACAAGAAATATAAGGAGCAGTTCCGTATTTCCAAGGAAGTCCTGCACAGCAGAAAGCATTCCCCGGAAATCCGTTCCCTGATAAAAGGCCTGATGATTGAAAGCTACATTGAGCCGGGCAGCCAGAAAGTTGGAGAAGGCATTTACGGAAAATCCATCACCGATCCCTGTCTGGGCTGGGAAGATTCCGAGCGTCTGATCTATGAAATCGCTGAAAATGCATAA
- a CDS encoding MurR/RpiR family transcriptional regulator, with product MDERREWEGRIAGMVDLSKLTAGKNLTEVEDSVLRYIIEHMDSMLKMGVRGVAKENYTSTSTIMRLTKKLGYSGFVDMYYKLLPLVNRARDNEDAGMQFINSFCSNSLLKYNSYEDIREFARRLGHLDVGYVFLYATGFSAIPVEYLTKKLLVLGIKCIYSNGMDSIGVFENNLENMKMLIVVSRSGETDWVADRVKTARENGIFTVSFTNEAENRVSSITDMQFRIEDSNKLDDRNMMANTFFPNVFMLMELLIYEYHKVLQNMDKKEE from the coding sequence ATGGATGAGAGACGAGAATGGGAAGGAAGGATAGCAGGAATGGTGGATTTAAGCAAACTGACAGCGGGAAAGAACCTGACTGAGGTGGAGGACAGTGTTCTCCGTTATATCATTGAACACATGGATTCCATGCTTAAAATGGGGGTGAGGGGAGTTGCAAAGGAAAATTACACCTCTACCTCAACCATTATGCGCCTGACAAAAAAGCTGGGCTACAGCGGGTTTGTGGACATGTATTACAAGCTGTTGCCGCTTGTAAACCGGGCCAGGGACAATGAGGATGCCGGAATGCAGTTTATCAACAGCTTTTGCTCCAACTCTCTTTTAAAGTATAATTCCTATGAAGACATCCGGGAATTTGCCAGGCGGCTGGGCCATCTGGATGTAGGTTACGTATTTTTGTACGCAACCGGTTTTTCCGCCATTCCTGTGGAATATTTAACAAAAAAACTTCTTGTCCTTGGGATAAAATGCATTTATTCCAATGGAATGGATTCCATCGGTGTTTTTGAAAACAATCTGGAGAATATGAAAATGCTTATTGTAGTTTCCAGGTCAGGAGAAACGGACTGGGTAGCAGACCGGGTGAAAACTGCCAGAGAGAACGGCATTTTTACCGTGTCCTTTACCAATGAGGCGGAAAACCGGGTCAGTTCCATAACAGATATGCAGTTTCGCATAGAGGACAGCAATAAGCTGGATGACAGAAATATGATGGCAAACACATTTTTCCCCAATGTGTTCATGCTGATGGAGCTATTAATCTACGAATATCATAAGGTGCTTCAAAATATGGATAAAAAAGAAGAATAA
- a CDS encoding PTS transporter subunit EIIC — protein MKDKVMDQLQRFSKAMFIPVLILPIAGILIAVGNLFTNAKLLELLPFMDNPVTKGFGTILSGSLVSILNNLGLIFCVGLAAGLANKKKYEAGFTGLLGFLVFINAMNKFMTLTGILFTGESLRGTGQAMVLGVQILDMGVFLGIILGIVTAMVHNRFCETEFQNAFQIYGGSRFVFIVLIPVTVLLAVLLTYVWPFVQMGITSLGGFINRSGNFGIFIYGALERLLIPTGLHHLVYTPFLYTSLGGIETIGGQVFEGARNIYYAEIADPSIQVLSRSVIWDARGISKMFGLMGACLAMYHTARPENRNKIKAILIPAAFTSFIAGVTEPIEFSFMFVAPVLFIVHAGLSGLSMVVLNILNVRAIGPNGFLDFLLFNVPLGIHKTGWPMYIITGLIFFVVYYAIFRLLITKLNLKTLGRETEGMEMKLHTKAEYKEKVASEKEGIDTDDVDAGLIIKALGGAGNIEKVDNCFTRLRLILTDPDLVLEDVLKNGTGANGVVKKGNNVQVIYGLKVTAVRRAVDEELGNGESN, from the coding sequence ATGAAAGATAAAGTGATGGATCAGTTGCAGCGCTTTTCAAAAGCAATGTTCATCCCGGTTTTGATCCTGCCCATCGCAGGTATTTTAATCGCTGTGGGAAATTTATTTACCAATGCAAAATTGCTGGAGCTTCTGCCCTTTATGGATAATCCGGTGACAAAGGGCTTTGGCACCATTTTGTCCGGCTCCCTGGTTTCGATCTTAAACAACCTGGGGCTGATCTTCTGTGTGGGACTTGCAGCTGGCCTTGCCAATAAGAAGAAATATGAGGCTGGTTTTACCGGTCTTTTGGGATTTCTAGTATTCATTAACGCCATGAACAAGTTTATGACCCTGACGGGGATCCTATTTACAGGGGAATCTTTAAGGGGAACGGGTCAGGCCATGGTGCTTGGCGTACAGATCCTGGACATGGGCGTGTTCCTTGGAATTATTTTGGGAATCGTAACGGCCATGGTCCATAACCGGTTTTGTGAAACAGAATTCCAAAATGCGTTCCAGATTTACGGTGGTTCCAGGTTTGTATTCATCGTATTGATTCCTGTGACCGTTTTACTGGCTGTGCTCCTTACTTATGTATGGCCCTTTGTCCAGATGGGAATCACCAGCCTTGGTGGATTCATTAATCGTTCCGGAAACTTCGGGATTTTTATTTACGGTGCCCTGGAACGTCTTTTAATACCAACAGGCCTTCATCATCTGGTCTATACCCCGTTTTTATATACCTCTCTTGGAGGCATTGAAACCATAGGGGGACAGGTGTTTGAGGGTGCAAGAAACATTTATTATGCAGAAATCGCAGACCCTTCCATTCAGGTACTGTCCCGGTCAGTGATATGGGATGCAAGAGGAATTTCCAAGATGTTCGGTCTTATGGGTGCCTGTCTTGCCATGTATCATACGGCCAGACCGGAAAACCGCAATAAGATAAAAGCCATTCTGATTCCTGCTGCATTCACTTCTTTCATTGCAGGTGTTACAGAGCCCATTGAATTTTCCTTTATGTTCGTGGCTCCGGTCCTGTTTATTGTTCATGCCGGGTTAAGCGGACTCAGCATGGTAGTTCTTAATATATTGAATGTCCGTGCCATCGGTCCTAACGGCTTTCTGGATTTCCTGCTTTTCAACGTGCCTTTGGGAATTCATAAAACCGGATGGCCCATGTACATCATCACAGGCCTTATATTTTTTGTAGTCTATTATGCCATTTTCCGCCTTCTCATTACAAAACTGAATTTAAAGACTCTGGGACGGGAAACAGAAGGAATGGAAATGAAGCTTCACACCAAGGCGGAATATAAAGAAAAGGTTGCTTCTGAAAAAGAGGGAATAGACACCGATGATGTGGATGCCGGGCTGATTATAAAAGCCCTGGGCGGAGCAGGTAATATTGAAAAAGTGGATAACTGCTTCACCCGTCTTCGCCTGATCCTTACAGATCCGGACCTGGTACTGGAGGATGTGCTGAAAAACGGCACCGGAGCCAATGGTGTGGTGAAAAAGGGCAATAACGTTCAGGTAATTTATGGTTTAAAGGTTACTGCCGTAAGAAGGGCTGTCGATGAGGAGCTGGGAAACGGCGAGAGTAACTAA
- a CDS encoding 6-phospho-alpha-glucosidase, translated as MKKFSIVIAGGGSTYTPGIVMMMMDNLHRFPIRSLKLYDNDGERQETLAKAIGIVMKEIAPEVEFSYTTDPKEAFTDVDFCMAHIRVGKYAMRELDEKIPMKYHVVGQETCGPGGIAYGMRSIGGMMELIDFMEKYSPDCWMLNYSNPASIVAEACRVLKPNSKVLNICDMPVGTKRRMGYIVGRDPKDMDVKYFGLNHFGWWTSVKDKDGTDLMPQLLDYVSKNGYLTEKAVETQHMDESWQLTHKKAADLLKLEPDFLPNTYLKYYLYPDYVVEHTDPNHTRANEVIEGREKEVFSAARAIIQAGTAKGGEFSIDNHASFIVDLACAIGFNTREQMLCIVENKGAISNFDPTAMVEVPCLVGNEGPEPLCQGNIPTFEKGMMEEQLAVERLVVEAWIEGSYLKLWQALTLSKTVPSASVAKQILDDLIEANKEYWPELK; from the coding sequence GTGAAAAAATTCTCAATCGTAATCGCAGGAGGCGGGAGTACTTATACGCCAGGTATTGTAATGATGATGATGGATAACCTGCATCGTTTTCCCATACGTTCTTTAAAGCTTTACGACAATGACGGAGAGCGTCAGGAAACCCTGGCAAAGGCCATAGGCATCGTAATGAAGGAAATTGCACCGGAGGTGGAGTTTTCCTATACAACGGATCCTAAGGAAGCTTTTACTGATGTAGATTTCTGCATGGCTCATATCCGGGTGGGCAAATATGCCATGCGGGAGCTGGATGAAAAAATTCCAATGAAATACCATGTGGTGGGACAGGAGACCTGCGGTCCCGGTGGAATCGCATATGGGATGAGAAGCATTGGCGGTATGATGGAGTTAATTGATTTTATGGAAAAATATTCTCCGGACTGCTGGATGCTTAATTACTCCAATCCTGCTTCTATCGTAGCAGAGGCCTGCCGTGTGTTAAAGCCTAATTCCAAGGTATTAAATATCTGCGATATGCCGGTGGGAACCAAGAGACGTATGGGCTACATTGTAGGCAGGGATCCCAAGGACATGGATGTGAAGTATTTCGGACTGAACCATTTTGGCTGGTGGACCAGCGTAAAGGATAAGGATGGGACAGACTTGATGCCGCAGCTTTTGGATTATGTGTCTAAAAACGGGTATCTGACTGAAAAGGCTGTGGAGACTCAGCATATGGATGAAAGCTGGCAGCTGACCCATAAAAAGGCGGCAGATTTATTAAAGCTGGAACCAGATTTTCTTCCCAATACCTATTTAAAATACTACCTTTACCCGGATTATGTGGTGGAACACACCGATCCCAATCATACCAGAGCCAATGAGGTGATAGAGGGAAGAGAAAAAGAAGTGTTTAGCGCCGCAAGAGCCATCATTCAGGCAGGGACCGCAAAAGGCGGAGAGTTCTCCATAGACAATCACGCTTCCTTTATTGTGGATCTGGCCTGCGCGATTGGATTCAATACCCGTGAGCAGATGCTCTGCATCGTGGAAAATAAGGGAGCTATCTCTAATTTTGACCCTACCGCCATGGTAGAAGTTCCTTGTCTGGTAGGTAATGAAGGACCTGAGCCTTTGTGCCAGGGGAACATTCCAACCTTTGAAAAGGGCATGATGGAAGAGCAGCTTGCAGTGGAACGTCTGGTGGTAGAGGCCTGGATCGAGGGAAGCTATTTAAAGCTGTGGCAGGCCCTGACCTTATCAAAGACTGTGCCAAGCGCCTCTGTTGCAAAACAGATTTTAGATGATCTGATAGAGGCCAATAAAGAATATTGGCCGGAATTAAAGTAG
- the deoC gene encoding deoxyribose-phosphate aldolase, whose translation MKLSELTEEKLANLFDHTCLKAGAVKADFDQLCREAKENGFKMVAINSSPVAYCKSLLKDTPVHVGAAIGFPLGQTTIETKCFETQDAILHGADEIDYVINIGELKNGNYDYIEEEMIQICDICRKAGVLSKVIFENCYLEKDEIRKAAVIAKKVKPDFVKTSTGFGTSGATAEDVRLMKEVVGEEIKVKAAGGIRDWETCRQMIEAGAERIGTSSSFKILEGYREALKSGY comes from the coding sequence ATGAAACTAAGTGAGTTAACGGAAGAAAAGCTGGCAAATCTGTTTGACCATACCTGCTTAAAAGCCGGTGCGGTAAAAGCTGATTTTGATCAGCTGTGCAGGGAGGCAAAAGAGAATGGTTTTAAGATGGTTGCGATCAACTCCTCACCGGTTGCCTATTGCAAATCCCTGTTAAAGGATACTCCGGTCCATGTGGGGGCTGCAATTGGATTTCCTTTGGGGCAGACAACCATCGAGACAAAGTGCTTCGAGACGCAGGATGCGATTTTGCATGGGGCGGATGAAATTGATTATGTAATCAATATCGGGGAACTGAAAAACGGTAATTATGATTACATAGAAGAAGAGATGATACAGATCTGCGATATCTGCCGGAAAGCAGGTGTTTTAAGTAAAGTTATCTTTGAAAACTGCTATCTCGAAAAAGATGAGATCCGTAAAGCCGCGGTGATTGCCAAAAAAGTAAAGCCGGATTTTGTTAAGACCTCTACCGGGTTTGGAACAAGCGGGGCAACTGCGGAAGATGTGAGGCTGATGAAAGAGGTCGTAGGAGAAGAGATCAAAGTGAAGGCAGCAGGAGGAATACGTGACTGGGAAACCTGCAGGCAGATGATTGAAGCAGGAGCTGAGCGCATCGGCACCAGCAGCAGCTTTAAGATACTGGAAGGCTACCGTGAAGCTTTGAAGTCCGGCTATTAA
- a CDS encoding PTS sugar transporter subunit IIA — translation MLKISALINKDLMITDLSAGHKEKCLTDMIALLKAEGRIEDEAVFLETVMEREAIGPTGIGMQVAIPHGKSHTVKSPALVFAKSKDGVNFNAPDGSLASLIFLIAVPDTTDDLHLKILAKLARSLMHEEFRSRLLTCEDKRQLFTILEEGVSL, via the coding sequence ATGCTAAAAATTTCAGCTTTAATCAATAAAGATTTAATGATTACAGATTTATCGGCAGGCCATAAGGAGAAATGTCTGACGGATATGATTGCCCTGCTAAAGGCAGAAGGCCGGATTGAAGACGAAGCGGTCTTTCTGGAGACAGTAATGGAGCGGGAGGCAATCGGACCTACAGGAATCGGCATGCAGGTGGCAATTCCTCATGGTAAGAGCCACACAGTGAAGAGTCCGGCCCTGGTTTTTGCGAAAAGCAAAGACGGTGTGAATTTCAATGCTCCAGATGGGAGCCTTGCCTCCCTGATCTTTCTGATTGCAGTTCCAGACACAACGGATGATCTGCATTTAAAGATATTGGCAAAGCTTGCAAGAAGCCTGATGCATGAAGAATTCAGAAGCCGTTTGCTGACATGTGAGGATAAAAGACAACTGTTCACTATTTTAGAAGAGGGGGTTTCTTTATGA
- a CDS encoding PTS fructose transporter subunit IIC — protein MKLVAITSCSTGIAHTYMAAEKLMMEAKAMGHEIKVETQGSIGAENVLTAEDIAAADAVLIAANTGVNKERFHGKRLYETNVEDGINKAGEIIEKALASTYIYKNAEAGMDTNAAQNTKQKVSVYKHLMAGVSYMIPFVVAGGICIALSFAFGGIHSEGPIAQAFSMIGGGVCMALMFPILGGFIGHSISDRPGLLPGMVGGMLASTLNAGFLGALIGGFLGGYAALFLKKVIKMPKGLEGLMPVLIVPFLSSVIVGLTMIFIIGTPFKALNVWITEFLNSLSGVNSALLGLILGAMMAVDLAGPIGKAAYFFGVASLTTLSPGETAPVMAAVMASGMVPPLAMALSTIIAKDRYTTDQIESGKTAWILGASFISEGAIPFAAADPVRVLPSVTIGAAVTGALSMIFNCGLAVPHGGAFVFVIPGAVSNLPLYLVAIIVGTIISGVLVSFLKKR, from the coding sequence ATGAAATTAGTAGCAATTACTTCCTGCTCCACAGGAATCGCACATACTTATATGGCTGCGGAGAAACTTATGATGGAAGCTAAGGCCATGGGGCACGAGATCAAGGTTGAGACACAGGGGTCCATTGGTGCGGAAAATGTACTTACAGCGGAAGACATTGCCGCAGCAGACGCAGTGCTTATCGCAGCCAATACCGGTGTCAACAAGGAACGGTTTCATGGAAAACGTCTGTATGAGACCAATGTGGAGGACGGCATCAACAAGGCCGGTGAGATCATTGAGAAGGCACTGGCAAGTACATATATTTACAAGAACGCTGAGGCAGGTATGGACACGAATGCAGCGCAAAATACGAAACAAAAGGTCAGTGTCTACAAACATCTGATGGCAGGTGTTTCCTATATGATTCCCTTTGTCGTGGCAGGAGGCATCTGTATTGCTCTTTCTTTTGCATTCGGCGGCATCCATTCGGAGGGACCGATTGCACAGGCCTTCAGCATGATTGGCGGCGGAGTCTGCATGGCTCTCATGTTCCCAATTCTGGGAGGATTTATCGGACACTCCATCTCAGACCGGCCCGGCCTTCTGCCCGGTATGGTAGGCGGTATGCTTGCCAGCACATTGAATGCGGGATTTTTAGGAGCGCTGATCGGTGGATTTTTAGGCGGATACGCGGCATTATTCTTAAAAAAGGTGATCAAAATGCCAAAGGGTCTGGAAGGCCTGATGCCTGTTTTGATCGTACCGTTTTTATCATCTGTGATTGTAGGGCTTACCATGATTTTTATCATCGGTACTCCTTTTAAGGCGCTGAATGTTTGGATCACAGAGTTTTTAAACAGCTTATCCGGTGTGAATTCCGCCCTTCTGGGATTGATTCTTGGGGCAATGATGGCGGTCGATTTAGCTGGACCCATCGGAAAGGCAGCTTATTTCTTTGGAGTTGCGTCTTTAACGACTTTGTCTCCGGGAGAGACGGCACCGGTTATGGCGGCGGTTATGGCTTCGGGTATGGTTCCTCCGTTAGCAATGGCACTTTCCACCATCATTGCGAAGGATCGTTATACCACAGACCAAATTGAGTCGGGAAAGACGGCTTGGATCCTGGGAGCTTCTTTTATCAGCGAGGGGGCAATCCCCTTTGCGGCAGCCGATCCGGTCCGTGTACTACCTTCTGTTACCATAGGAGCAGCGGTTACCGGAGCGTTATCCATGATCTTTAACTGCGGGCTGGCGGTTCCTCATGGCGGGGCCTTTGTATTTGTTATTCCGGGGGCAGTTTCCAATCTGCCGCTCTACCTTGTGGCAATTATCGTGGGAACGATCATATCCGGAGTTTTGGTAAGCTTTTTAAAGAAACGCTGA
- a CDS encoding Gfo/Idh/MocA family oxidoreductase codes for MRDIINICLIGAGRAGMIHARNFVSRVPYAKMAAVCDPSEAACQAAVKELEISLYYTDYKEALKNEEIDAVVVVTPTVFHREIVIAAANAKKHILCEKPMAMNEKECEEMIGAAKANGVKLQIGFMRRFDDSFVYGKKLVEEGEIGDVVLVKSLTRGPSIPKPWMYDIKKSNGPLAEVNSHDIDTLRWFTKGEFQTVYAVAGNYRCMEAKEEFPDFYDNVIMNAKFDNGILGSIDGAQGVGYGYDARVEILGTRGLITLGELKDKSTVIYTKNNGGRMDVVNSWTHLFREAYINEDISFIQAILYDREPEVTGKDGLMAVKVVNAGNESIVTGEIVKL; via the coding sequence ATGAGAGACATAATAAATATTTGTTTGATAGGCGCAGGGCGTGCAGGAATGATTCATGCAAGAAATTTCGTATCCCGTGTACCGTATGCGAAAATGGCGGCAGTCTGTGATCCTTCGGAAGCTGCGTGTCAGGCGGCGGTGAAGGAACTGGAGATTTCACTGTATTACACAGATTATAAGGAAGCGCTGAAAAATGAAGAGATCGATGCCGTAGTCGTTGTCACGCCCACTGTGTTTCACCGTGAGATTGTAATCGCGGCCGCAAATGCAAAGAAACACATTCTCTGCGAAAAGCCAATGGCAATGAATGAGAAAGAGTGCGAGGAGATGATCGGTGCCGCAAAGGCAAACGGTGTCAAGCTTCAAATCGGGTTCATGCGGAGATTTGATGACAGCTTCGTCTATGGAAAGAAGCTTGTGGAGGAAGGGGAGATCGGTGATGTGGTGCTTGTTAAATCCCTCACAAGGGGCCCCAGCATACCCAAGCCATGGATGTATGATATTAAAAAGAGCAATGGCCCCCTCGCAGAAGTAAACAGCCATGACATCGACACGCTCCGCTGGTTTACAAAGGGAGAATTTCAAACCGTATACGCTGTGGCGGGTAATTACCGGTGCATGGAGGCGAAAGAGGAGTTTCCTGATTTCTATGATAACGTTATAATGAATGCAAAGTTTGACAATGGCATTCTGGGAAGCATTGACGGTGCCCAGGGAGTGGGCTATGGATACGATGCGCGCGTGGAAATACTGGGAACCAGAGGACTGATTACATTAGGGGAGCTAAAGGATAAGTCCACAGTCATATATACCAAAAATAACGGCGGCAGAATGGATGTTGTGAACAGCTGGACCCACCTGTTCCGGGAGGCTTATATCAATGAAGACATCAGCTTTATCCAGGCGATATTATATGACCGGGAACCGGAAGTGACAGGAAAGGACGGCTTGATGGCTGTAAAGGTGGTCAATGCCGGAAATGAATCCATTGTCACCGGAGAGATTGTGAAACTGTAA
- a CDS encoding alcohol dehydrogenase catalytic domain-containing protein, whose protein sequence is MKAIRLYGKEDLRLEDVNVPEISGDEVLIKTKSAALCGTDIRMYKNGASGIDKDHPLIIGHEISGIIEQVGKHVRGYRPGMRVAVAPNMGCGTCDRCVSGNTHLCADYQALGINLDGGFAEYVRIPKAAVIQGNIKILDDHMGFDEAAVAEPLSCVYNGQEQAGIHPGDKVLVIGAGPIGLMHGMLAKMQGAGMVMMNDLSAERLAYCKSLYPYMHTIEADSLRETVMHLTKNRGADVIIVACPSGEMQSMAIELAGLFGRVLFFGGLPKDREMVSINSNLIHYKQISIHGSTRASLSQYRKVLDFAADGVIDLKQLVTHVYEIGDYQKAFTETIKSSGLKHVIQF, encoded by the coding sequence ATGAAAGCGATAAGATTATATGGAAAAGAGGATCTGCGTCTGGAGGACGTAAATGTACCTGAAATATCCGGGGATGAAGTTCTGATAAAGACAAAGAGTGCAGCGCTTTGCGGAACCGATATCCGGATGTACAAAAACGGTGCATCAGGAATCGATAAGGATCATCCGCTGATCATCGGACATGAGATCAGCGGGATCATTGAACAGGTTGGCAAGCATGTACGGGGCTATCGTCCCGGCATGAGGGTTGCTGTAGCCCCTAATATGGGCTGCGGAACCTGTGACAGATGTGTGTCCGGCAATACCCATCTGTGCGCGGATTATCAGGCGCTTGGAATCAACTTAGACGGGGGATTTGCCGAATATGTCAGGATTCCGAAGGCTGCAGTTATCCAGGGAAATATAAAAATACTGGATGACCACATGGGCTTTGACGAAGCGGCTGTGGCAGAACCGCTTTCCTGTGTGTACAACGGACAGGAGCAGGCAGGAATTCATCCAGGGGATAAAGTACTGGTTATCGGAGCAGGGCCGATCGGTCTGATGCATGGAATGCTGGCAAAGATGCAGGGCGCAGGCATGGTCATGATGAATGACCTGTCCGCAGAACGCCTGGCTTACTGCAAGTCTCTGTATCCGTATATGCATACCATAGAGGCAGATTCCCTGCGTGAGACGGTGATGCATCTGACGAAAAACCGGGGGGCGGACGTGATCATTGTTGCATGTCCTTCGGGAGAAATGCAGTCCATGGCCATCGAGCTGGCTGGCTTATTCGGCAGAGTTTTATTCTTCGGAGGCCTGCCAAAAGACCGGGAGATGGTTTCAATCAATTCAAACTTGATCCACTATAAGCAGATCAGTATCCATGGAAGCACCAGAGCCAGCTTAAGCCAGTACCGCAAAGTCCTGGATTTTGCGGCAGACGGTGTCATCGACTTAAAGCAGCTGGTTACCCATGTTTATGAGATAGGAGACTATCAGAAGGCGTTTACTGAAACAATAAAATCCAGCGGACTCAAGCATGTGATACAATTTTAG
- a CDS encoding DeoR/GlpR family DNA-binding transcription regulator translates to MNEKETVFMEERKQMILNLLQETEKVTVAYLSELFNVSGATIRSDLRDLENEKLLLRTHGGAMRISKSAFEIEPQKRGEATECKEAIARAAVTFIDDGDTIAVDTGSTCYAFAKHLGTKKDLRVVTNDLSIAALLDQFEDVTVYFIGGVIRKHYNCTIGSFGTAPFQDLVVDKAIMGTNSFTLAKGATTPDVGQAEMKKLLVSISDKVFILGSSDKIGRNSFVTFAESNQIDVIITDGAISKAYKESIEDSGIELVIAE, encoded by the coding sequence ATGAATGAAAAAGAAACCGTATTTATGGAAGAACGAAAGCAGATGATTTTGAATTTACTACAGGAGACCGAGAAGGTGACGGTAGCCTATTTAAGTGAACTGTTCAATGTATCAGGTGCAACAATCCGAAGCGACTTAAGAGATCTGGAGAACGAAAAGCTTCTGCTCAGGACCCATGGCGGGGCAATGCGGATATCCAAGTCGGCATTTGAGATAGAGCCGCAAAAGCGGGGAGAAGCCACCGAATGCAAGGAGGCGATAGCCAGGGCGGCGGTAACGTTCATTGACGACGGGGATACGATTGCAGTGGATACGGGCAGTACCTGTTATGCATTTGCAAAGCATCTGGGTACGAAAAAAGATCTTCGTGTCGTGACCAACGACTTAAGCATTGCCGCTCTGCTTGACCAGTTTGAGGATGTTACGGTTTATTTCATCGGAGGTGTCATCCGCAAACATTATAATTGTACCATAGGCAGCTTTGGTACCGCACCGTTTCAGGATCTGGTTGTGGATAAGGCAATAATGGGTACAAACAGTTTTACTCTGGCAAAAGGAGCGACAACCCCGGACGTGGGACAGGCGGAGATGAAAAAGCTGCTTGTGTCTATATCGGATAAGGTTTTCATCCTGGGAAGCAGTGATAAAATCGGCCGGAATTCGTTTGTGACCTTTGCGGAAAGCAATCAGATTGATGTGATCATTACGGATGGGGCGATCAGTAAGGCATACAAAGAAAGCATAGAAGATAGTGGTATTGAATTGGTGATTGCTGAATAA